Proteins encoded together in one Gadus chalcogrammus isolate NIFS_2021 chromosome 18, NIFS_Gcha_1.0, whole genome shotgun sequence window:
- the LOC130371439 gene encoding noggin-3-like has protein sequence MDNSYCFLAVYMLVLSLGFRIEEGMCQHYYLLRPIPSDTLPLVGIKEDRDPELDPKEKDLNETELRSILGSHFDPLFMSVAPLEDRYVGNEDTSDSEGTRLQQKPTGLMPKEIKAMEFEIQHGKKQKPSKKLRRRLQLWLWSYASCPVVYAWHDLGHRFWPRYVKEGSCNNKRSCSVPEGMVCKPAKSAHFTILRWRCMQRKGGPKCAWIPVQYPVISECKCSCPN, from the coding sequence ATGGATAACTCGTACTGTTTCTTGGCTGTGTACATGCTGGTACTCTCGCTGGGCTTCAGGATAGAGGAGGGCATGTGCCAGCACTACTATCTCCTGCGTCCCATTCCGAGCGACACGCTTCCCTTGGTGGGGATTAAAGAGGATCGGGACCCTGAGCTGGACCCTAAGGAGAAAGATTTGAACGAAACGGAGCTGCGAAGTATCCTGGGCAGTCATTTCGACCCCCTTTTCATGTCCGTCGCCCCGCTGGAGGACCGATACGTGGGCAACGAGGACACCAGCGACTCGGAGGGGacgcggctgcagcagaagccCACCGGGCTGATGCCCAAGGAGATCAAGGCCATGGAGTTCGAGATCCAGCACGGGAAGAAACAGAAGCCCAGCAAAAAGCTGCGGAGAAGGCTGCAACTGTGGCTCTGGTCCTACGCGTCCTGCCCGGTGGTTTACGCGTGGCACGACCTGGGCCACCGCTTCTGGCCGCGCTACGTGAAGGAGGGCAGCTGCAACAATAAGCGCTCTTGTTCGGTGCCCGAAGGGATGGTTTGCAAACCTGCCAAATCGGCGCATTTTACCATCCTACGATGGCGGTGCATGCAGAGAAAGGGTGGGCCGAAGTGCGCCTGGATACCCGTGCAGTACCCCGTCATATCGGAGTGCAAATGCTCCTGTCCAAACTGA
- the LOC130371820 gene encoding chromobox protein homolog 2-like, with amino-acid sequence MEGVTVGQVFDAECILSKRPRKGKFEYLVKWRGWSSKHNSWEPEDNILDPRLLAAFHKREQERELLFQKKGKRPRGRPRKILETAPSAKDSPTSSSPSSGLSSSASSSSSEDDDDEDDHAKKAKPGPRPLHPGPQKRPQILLAKPDPVPKKRGRKPLHPDLRALRQAKGRPSPSPPPPPPPPPPPPATAPPLRQQPQALRPHRDGPREESRSGVKKPLQPASFTYTGLSRGSRELAPPGSQGPAGSFTQSASSKPASLNSMWANRSLSNSSTFHNKAAASAHGKSSSDLKRSLSDTGSGRGEGLKTCPPALKHQVGGAEVPGLHGSSKHSGGFGRTQGGVGGSSSQRSLLGQRRQEGVAGQHQHNSSPSSVTSKLTAASPAPPASSLSARDRVTQALSLRALNLQSVAKHGNGHLHGNNDTSSGAGAGGHAASRSSLRSSSGPVGKGGERAKETRTSSSSAAASGQFSSPPAGGAAAEQGSRVRGKEAGAEIGRDAKGAGGHPGRSNSRLEKGSGGGGGGAGAGGSGGRQEDRKHGGQSQTLKELSTGDSDESSSSSGGSGSESERSGGGGGGDDGGGAFLYPGNRPSLGEVVASAGLDGETDWRPARTLLEHVFVTDVTANFITVTVKESPTSVGFFNARKH; translated from the exons ATGGAGGGGGTGACTGTAGGGCAGGTATTTGACGCGGAGTGCATTCTTAGCAAACGACCAAGAAAG GGCAAGTTTGAATATCTGGTGAAGTGGAGAGGGTGGTCTTCTAA GCACAATAGCTGGGAGCCAGAAGATAATATATTAGACCCTCGGTTACTGGCAGCTTTCcacaaaag ggagcaggagagggagctGCTGTTCCAAAAGAAAGGCAAGAGACCCAGGGGCCGCCCACGAAAAATATTG GAAACCGCACCTTCAGCCAAAGACAGCCccacctcctcgtccccctcctccggCCTCTCCTCGTCcgcctcctcgtcttcctccgaggacgacgacgatgaAGACGACCACGCCAAGAAGGCCAAGCcgggcccccggcccctccACCCGGGCCCCCAGAAGCGGCCGCAGATCCTCCTGGCCAAACCTGACCCTGTCCCGAAGAAGCGCGGGAGGAAGCCCCTGCACCCTGATCTACGGGCTCTGCGGCAGGCCAAGGGCAggccgtctccctcccccccaccccctcctcctccgccacctccccctccgGCCACCGCTCCTCCACTGCGCCAGCAGCCGCAGGCCCTCAGGCCCCACCGGGACGGCCCTAGGGAGGAGTCCAGGTCAGGGGTGAAGAAGCCCCTCCAGCCGGCCAGCTTCACCTACACGGGGCTGAGCCGGGGGTCCCGGGAGTTGGCCCCCCCGGGCTCCCAGGGCCCCGCCGGCTCCTTCACCCAGTCGGCCTCCTCCAAGCCGGCCTCCCTCAACTCCATGTGGGCGAACCGCTCCCTGTccaactcctccaccttccACAACAAAGCCGCCGCCTCCGCCCACGGCAAGAGCTCGTCGGACCTGAAGCGCTCCCTGTCGGACACGGGCAGCGGCCGGGGCGAGGGGCTCAAGACGTGCCCCCCGGCCTTGAAACATCAGGTGGGAGGCGCGGAGGTACCCGGCCTCCACGGAAGCTCCAAGCACTCGGGCGGCTTCGGGAGAACCCAGGGAGGCGTCGGGGGCTCCTCCTCTCAGCGCTCCCTCCTGGgccagaggagacaggagggagtgGCGGGCCAGCATCAGCacaactcctccccctcctccgtcacctccaagCTTACGGCCGCCTCCCCCgctcctcccgcctcctccctctcggCGCGGGACAGAGTCACCCAGGCCCTCAGCCTGCGGGCGCTCAACCTGCAGAGCGTGGCCAAGCATGGCAACGGCCATCTCCACGGCAACAACGACACTAGCAGTGGCGCCGGCGCCGGAGGCCACGCCGCCTCCCGGTCGAGTCTGAGGAGCAGCTCCGGTCCCGTCGGGAAGGGTGGAGAAAGAGCCAAAGAGAcacgcacctcctcctcctctgcggcGGCCTCGGGTCAGTTCTCCAGtccgccagcagggggagccgcCGCGGAGCAGGGCAGCCGTGTGAGGGGCAAAGAGGCGGGGGCGGAGATCGGAAGGGACGCCAAGGGTGCAGGCGGTCACCCGGGGAGGTCCAACAGCCGGCTGGAgaaggggagcggggggggaggcggcggcgCGGGTGCAGGGGGAAGCGGCGGGCGGCAGGAGGACAGGAAACACGGCGGCCAGAGCCAGACGCTGAAGGAGCTGAGCACGGGGGACTCGGacgagagcagcagcagcagcgggggcAGCGGCAGCGAGTCGGagcgcagcggcggcggcggcggaggcgacGATGGCGGCGGCGCCTTCCTGTATCCCGGCAACCGGCCCAGCCTCGGGGAGGTGGTGGCGTCGGCGGGGCTGGACGGCGAGACGGACTGGCGGCCCGCCCGGACCCTCCTGGAACACGTGTTCGTCACGGACGTCACGGCCAACTTCATCACCGTCACTGTCAAGGAGTCGCCCACCAGCGTGGGGTTCTTCAACGCCAGGAAGCACTGA